In Dama dama isolate Ldn47 chromosome 20, ASM3311817v1, whole genome shotgun sequence, a single window of DNA contains:
- the ARHGAP30 gene encoding rho GTPase-activating protein 30 isoform X4: MRHLVHMASFSAQTNMHARNLAIVWAPNLLRSKDIEASGFNGTAAFMEVRVQSIVVEFILTHVDQLFGGAALSGSEVESGWRSLPGVRVSGSPEDVMPRSLPYNLPSILQAGDGPPQMRPYHTIIEIAEHKRKGSLKVRKWKSIFNLGRSGHETKRKLPRGAEDREDKSDKGTLRPAKSMDSLSAVAGVSDEPEGLVGSSSPRPGPLLTESLENDSVEAAEGEQEPDPEALGGTSSEPGTPRPGRSAVRVGGSSHAERRAGVHISGPYDVNVPAHISNMLNISPNNIANIPLGFARGLQHPALQPRPSPASGPGPGPGLGPGPPDEKLEASPAPGPSADSGPVDVAPALEDCLSQEVQDSFSFLEDSSSSEPEWVGVEDGEVAKAGPAGAAFSPGEEDPGLGYLEELLGVGPQVEEFSVEPPLDDLSLDEAQFVLAPSCCSLDSPGPRPETEEESGEEVFLSAYDDLSPLLEPKLPTWEGPGSEEEKAAGSGRQEASGQAEGEQALSEDGENKEGGPGSRRDAREEAEGSPESDVEGRVASEEGAEAEGSQQLIDSLKEGCGEETQAKAEESKGQQEDERMEEAKRVEATGGELVKDNGKQRKTEREGGAEEADEAQLVAGRDSEHEVQENQIAEESWEVVHKEADGGRENEVKGQRGDEGQEAREDQGDGEDSRIPAAAAAEGGAGEISKERECGHGEAEGDQRAGGERVEEGSLPEGSQVESLEVDSAKGGSSQSSETEQAAPQPPRPEETDPEGQPNPPGSAGGVGMRLASTLVHVQQVRSVPVVPPKPQFAKVPSAMCGKIHVAPAHPCPKPGRLDGDRAWSSRASRSSWRNGGSLSFDAAVALARDRQRTEAQAVRRTQTCTGAGDYSLIPKTSPHSMIPAYAPRPLSCLEIPAEGTDGSGPRSRFSLPPREPQPPDPLMSPQRRSYAFETQANSGKGEGL; the protein is encoded by the exons ATGAGGCACTTGGTGCACATGGCCTCATTCAGCGCCCAGACCAACATGCACGCGCGCAACCTGGCCATCGTGTGGGCCCCCAACCTGCTGAG GTCTAAGGATATAGAAGCCTCAGGCTTCAATGGGACAGCAGCCTTCATGGAGGTGCGTGTGCAGTCCATCGTCGTCGAGTTCATCCTCACGCATGTGGACCAGCTTTTTGGGGGTGCTGCTCTCTCTG GTAGTGAAGTGGAAAGTGGATGGCGATCACTCCCAGGGGTCCGGGTGTCAGGCAGCCCTGAGGACGTTATGCCACGGTCCCTGCCCTACAATCTGCCGAGCATCCTGCAGGCTGGTGATGGACCCCCCCAGATGCGGCCCTACCACACCATCATAGAGATCGCAGAGCACAA GAGGAAGGGGTCTCTGAAGGTCAGGAAGTGGAAATCTATCTTCAATCTGGGTCGCTCTGGCCATGAGACCAAACGTAAACTTCCACGGGGTGCTGAGGACAGGG AGGACAAATCTGATAAGGGGACTCTGCGGCCAGCCAAGAGCATGGACTCGCTGAGTGCTGTGGCTGGGGTTAGTGATG AACCAGAGGGGTTGGTTGGATCCAGCAGTCCTCGGCCAGGCCCACTGCTGACGGAAAGCTTGGAGAATGATTCCGTGGAAGCGGCAGAGGGTGAGCAGGAGCCGGACCCGGAGGCGCTGGGTGGCACGAGCTCCGAGCCCGGCACACCACGACCTGGGCGGTCAGCAGTCCGTGTTGGGGGCAGCAGCCACGCGGAGCGCCGTGCTGGTGTCCACATCTCAGGGCCCTACGATGTCAACGTCCCAGCACACATCAGCAATATGCTCAACATATCTCCAAACAACATCGCTAACATCCCCTTGGGGTTTGCCCGTGGTCTTCAACATCCTGCCCTACAGCCCCGGCCAAGTCCTGCCTCTGGCCCCGGTCCTGGCCCCGGCCTTGGCCCTGGACCCCCAG ATGAGAAGTTGGAGGCAAGTCCCGCCCCAGGTCCCTCGGCTGACTCGGGCCCAGTGGACGTGgcccctgccctggaggactGCTTGTCCCAGGAGGTGCAGGATTCCTTCTCCTTCCTAGAGGACTCAAGCAGCTCAGAACCtgagtgggtgggggtggaggacggGGAGGTGGCCAAGGCAGGACCAGCAGGAGCAGCCTTCTCCCCTGGGGAGGAAGACCCTGGGCTGGGCTACCTGGAGGAGCTCCTGGGAGTTGGGCCTCAG GTGGAGGAGTTCTCTGTGGAGCCACCCCTGGATGACCTGTCCCTGGATGAGGCACAGTTTGTCCTGGCTCCCAGCTGCTGTTCCCTGGACTCTCCTGGCCCCAGgcctgaaacagaggaggaaagcGGGGAGGAAGTCTTCCTGAGTGCCTATGATGACCTAAGTCCCCTTCTGGAGCCCAAACTCCCAACCTGGGAGGGGCCAGGCAGTGAAGAGGAAAAGGCAGCAGGGTCTGGAAGACAGGAGGCTTCAGGACAGGCTGAGGGAGAGCAAGCCTTGAGTGAAGATGGAGAGAACAAGGAGGGTGGGCCTGGAAGCAGACGGGATgccagggaggaggctgaggggagCCCAGAGAGTGACGTGGAGGGCAGAGTGGCCAGTGAGGAAGGAGCAGAGGCTGAGGGAAGCCAGCAGCTGATTGACAGTTTGAAAGAAGGATGTGGGGAGGAGACACAGGCCAAGGCAGAGGAGTCCAAAGGTCAGCAGGAGGATGAGAGAATGGAGGAAGCTAAGCGTGTGGAAGCAACTGGAGGAGAGCTGGTTAAAGACAATGGGAAGCAAAGAAAGACTGAGAGAGAGGGAGGTGCTGAGGAAGCAGATGAAGCCCAGCTAGTAGCTGGAAGGGACTCAGAGCATGAGGTCCAGGAAAACCAAATTGCTGAAGAGAGCTGGGAAGTTGTACACAAAGAGGCTGACGGAGGCAGAGAAAATGAGGTCAAAGGACAAAGGGGAGATGAGGGTCAAGAGGCAAGAGAAGACCAAGGAGATGGAGAAGATAGCAGgatcccagcagcagcagcagctgaaggAGGAGCAGGGGAGATCAGCAAGGAACGGGAGTGTGGACACGGAGAAGCTGAGGGAGACCAGAGAGCTGGAGGGGAACGTGTAGAAGAGGGTTCCCTCCCCGAAGGGTCACAGGTAGAGTCCCTGGAGGTTGACAGTGCCAAAGGAGGCAGCTCCCAGTCCTCTGAGACAGAGCAGGCAGCCCCACAGCCGCCTCGGCCGGAGGAGACGGACCCTGAGGGGCAGCCCAATCCCCCTGGCTCGGCTGGCGGCGTGGGCATGCGCCTGGCTTCCACCCTCGTTCATGTCCAGCAGGTCCGCTCTGTGCCCGTGGTACCGCCCAAGCCACAGTTTGCCAAGGTGCCCAGTGCGATGTGTGGCAAGATCCACGTGGCACCAGCACACCCATGCCCAAAGCCTGGCCGGCTCGATGGGGACAGGGCCTGGAGCTCCCGAGCCTCCCGCTCCTCTTGGAGGAATGGGGGCAGTCTTTCCTTTGATGCTGCCGTGGCCCTGGCTCGGGACCGCCAGAGGACTGAAGCTCAGGCAGTTCGGCGGACCCAGACCTGTACTGGTGCTGGGGACTACAGCCTCATCCCCAAAACCTCCCCCCATAGCATGATCCCTGCCTACGCTCCCCGGCCCCTTAGCTGCCTGGAGATCCCAGCTGAGGGCACAGACGGGTCTGGACCCCGGAGTCGGTTTAGCCTGCCTCCCAGAGAACCCCAACCTCCTGATCCCCTTATGTCCCCCCAGCGCCGATCGTATGCATTCGAAACACAGGCTAACTCTGGGAAAGGTGAGGGACTATAA